The following proteins come from a genomic window of Scomber japonicus isolate fScoJap1 chromosome 4, fScoJap1.pri, whole genome shotgun sequence:
- the LOC128357613 gene encoding MAP kinase-activated protein kinase 2-like: MSNQQQPALSFDPLTQKSLSNPLQIKKTVITDDYRVTSQALGMGINGKVLEIFHKDSEEKYALKMLYDSPEARREVELHWRVSSCPHIVPIIDVYENLYQGRKCLLIVMECMDGGELFSHIQDRGNNAFTEREASDIMKSIGEAIHFLHSINIAHRDIKPENLLYTSKSPDALLKLTDFGFAKEITTINSLATPCFTPYYVAPEVLGPEKYDRSCDMWSLGVIMYILLCGYPPFFSHQGLAISPGMKRRICKGQYEFPKTEWSDVSEEAKQLICHLLKTEPTQRMSITEFINHPWINQSVEVPQTPLHTSRVLHEEQDVWEKVKEEMTNALQTMRVDYDQIKIKTIEDSTNPLLLKRRKKIKKLHTDSSLVK; the protein is encoded by the exons ATGTCGAACCAGCAGCAGCCGGCTCTGAGCTTTGATCCTCTCACACAGAAATCTCTCAGCAACCCGCTGCAGATTAAAAAGACTGTCATAACAGACGATTACAGGGTAACAAGCCAGGCGCTCGGCATGGGGATAAATGGCAAAGTGCTGGAAATATTTCACAAAGACAGTGAAGAAAAATATGCACTAAAG ATGCTTTACGACTCTCCAGAGGCCAGACGGGAGGTGGAGCTCCACTGGAGGGTTTCATCTTGCCCCCACATTGTACCCATCATAGACGTTTACGAGAATCTCTATCAGGGCAGGAAGTGTCTCCTTATTGTGATGGAGTG CATGGATGGAGGTGAATTGTTTAGTCATATTCAAGACAGAGGTAATAATGCATTTACAGAAAGAG AGGCCTCAGACATCATGAAAAGTATAGGAGAAGCCATACATTTCCTGCATTCCATCAACATTGCTCACAGAGACATCAAG cCAGAGAATCTGCTATACACCTCCAAAAGCCCAGATGCCCTGCTCAAGCTGACTGATTTTGGGTTTGCTAAAGAAATCACCACAATAAACTCTTTAGCAACACCATGCTTTACCCCTTACTATGTCG CTCCAGAAGTTCTTGGTCCAGAGAAATATGACAGATCCTGTGACATGTGGTCTCTGGGTGTCATTATGTACATTCT GCTTTGTGGAtatcctccttttttctcacatCAGGGTCTGGCAATATCTCCTGGGATGAAAAGACGAATCTGTAAAGGACAATATGAGTTCCCCAAAACGGAGTGGTCCGATGTGTCTGAGGAAG CCAAACAGTTGATTTGCCACTTACTGAAGACTGAGCCCACCCAGAGAATGAGCATCACAGAGTTCATAAACCATCCCTGGATTAAT CAATCGGTGGAGGTCCCACAAACGCCTCTTCACACCAGCCGCGTGCTGCACGAGGAGCAAGATGTCTGGGAGAAGGTAAAG GAGGAAATGACAAATGCCCTGCAAACAATGAGAGTGGACTATgatcaaattaaaatcaaaactaTTGAAGACTCAACTAACCCTCTACTcttgaagaggaggaagaaaattaaaaaactcCACACAGACTCCTCGCTAGTGAAATAA
- the fmodb gene encoding fibromodulin codes for MRTVVLLLIMGIVDLSFGQRYSQLQWLSHLRGRRWHASWQAEDVDCPLECDCPSTYPTAMYCHSRNLQHVPYVPSHVKYVYLQGNQITGIQDGVFDNATSLVWVVLFHNQLNSDKIGKNVFSKLKNLDRLFLDHNELTRVPPNLPKSITELRLGHNKISKILSNTFEGMANLTSLKLQANDLEDIGGVFKGLKSLTLLDMRKNKLRKIPDNLPERLQQLYLEFNNIESVPTGFLTMYPKLKFIRLAHNKLTDKGLPSNVFNISTLVELDLSFNKLEKIPIVSRNLENLYLQANKIKEFSLSSFCGHERDMTNFSQLRMLRLDANEISAKDIPAEAAYCLRRAAFIDV; via the exons ATGCGGACAGTGGTGCTCCTCCTCATAATGGGAATAGTGGATCTGAGCTTTGGCCAACGTTACAGCCAGTTGCAGTGGTTGTCCCATCTGCGAGGACGGCGGTGGCATGCAAGCTGGCAGGCTGAAGACGTGGACTGCCCCCTGGAGTGCGACTGCCCCTCAACCTACCCAACAGCGATGTACTGTCACAGCCGCAACCTTCAGCATGTTCCCTACGTTCCCTCACATGTAAAGTACGTCTACCTGCAGGGTAACCAGATCACAGGCATCCAGGATGGCGTGTTTGACAACGCCACCAGCTTAGTCTGGGTTGTTTTATTCCACAACCAGCTCAACTCAGACAAGATCGGCAAGAATGTCTTCAGCAAGCTCAAGAACCTGGACCGACTGTTCTTGGATCACAACGAGCTGACCCGTGTTCCTCCCAACTTGCCTAAGTCTATAACAGAACTGCGGCTTGGTCACAACAAGATCTCAAAAATCCTGTCCAACACATTCGAGGGGATGGCCAACCTCACCAGTCTTAAGCTCCAAGCAAACGACTTAGAGGACATTGGAGGTGTGTTCAAGGGACTGAAGTCTCTGACCCTGCTGGATATGAGGAAAAACAAGCTCAGGAAAATCCCTGATAACCTCCCCGAGAGGCTGCAGCAGCTATACCTGGAGTTTAATAACATTGAGAGTGTGCCGACGGGCTTCCTCACCATGTATCCCAAACTGAAGTTTATCCGGTTAGCTCACAACAAGTTGACTGATAAAGGACTGCCCTCAAATGTCTTCAATATAAGCACGCTGGTTGAGCTAGACCTTTCCTTCAATAAACTGGAGAAGATCCCCATTGTCAGTAGGAACCTGGAGAACCTTTATTTACAAGCCAATAAGATCAAAG AGTTCTCCTTGAGCAGTTTCTGTGGACACGAGAGAGACATGACAAACTTCTCCCAGCTAAGAATGCTGCGTTTGGATGCCAATGAGATCAGTGCCAAAGACATTCCTGCTGAAGCTGCCTACTGTTTGCGGCGTGCTGCCTTTATCGACGTGTAA
- the csf1b gene encoding macrophage colony-stimulating factor 1b, which yields MFLSFPLTMAEVPGPCRHSITREHLLTVGHLMDNQLRSGCSITYTFIEQRSLSKCCFVKAALPWILELLTTHFKYNRGSVNDGYVQSLRALILNIYSQKCVPQINEEVEDKPESFEMLYRGSPSEALQRASEVLSVYWELVTTSDTPVDWRCQHEYTEVISSTTELSTESTTQHYTDSYGKKSVKASQRRPVKDLYKLGFIIASICGGLLFILTLYCLITQKKTHIPHSSRSYKNSRDQQDIEMEPQ from the exons atgtTCCTGAGCTTCCCTCTGACTATGGCTGAGGTCCCTGGTCCATGCAGACACTCCATCACTAGGGAGCACCTGCTGACAGTCGGGCATTTG ATGGATAACCAGTTGAGAAGTGGGTGCTCGATAACCTACACATTCATAGAACAGAGAAGTTTG AGCAAATGTTGCTTTGTAAAAGCTGCTTTACCCTGGATCCTGGAGCTCCTCACCACCCACTTCAAATATAACAGGGGTTCAGTCAATGATGGCTACGTTCAGTCCTTGAGAGCTCTCATCCTTAACATCTACTCTCAGAAATGTGTGCCTCAGATTAATGAAGAAGTTGAG GATAAGCCAGAAAGTTTCGAAATGCTCTACAGAGGGTCTCCTTCAGAGGCACTGCAGAGGGCTTCCGAAGTGCTGTCTGTTTACTGGGAGCTAGTGACGACGAGCGACACACCGGTAGACTGGAGATGCCAGCATGAATACACAGAAGTCATTAGCTCCACCACAGAGTTGTCCACAGAGTCAACCACACAACATTATACAG ACAGTTATGGCAAGAAGTCAGTGAAGGCTTCTCAGAGACGACCAGTCAAAGACCTGTACAAGCTCGGCTTCATCATTGCCTCCATCTGCGGAGGACTGCTGTTCATACTCACTCTCTACTGTCTCATCACACAAAAG AAAACCCACATCCCTCACAGTTCAAGATCATATAAAAACTCAAG AGACCAGCAGGACATAGAGATGGAGCCACAATAA
- the ren gene encoding renin isoform X1 — protein sequence MAALINYWMCLAALSLTVSTSHTLRRITLKKMPSIRETLQGMGVTVEQVLTELAQKSTDDSNNGTVPTPLTNYLDTQYFGEISIGSPAQMFNVVFDTGSANLWVPSQSCSPFSTACFTHNRYDASQSRTYVENGTGFSIQYASGNIRGFLSEDVVVVGDIPVVQVFAEATSLSAMPFIFAKFDGVLGMGYPNVAIDGITPVFDRIMSQHVLKEEVFSVYYSRDPKHSPGGELVLGGTDPNYYTGNFNYVDTRETGKWEVTMKGVSVGTEMMFCVEGCTAVIDTGSSYITGPASSVSLLMKTIGAQLDESGYKVNCDTVKMLPSITFHLGGQEYSLTQEDYILWQSQMEGDVCTVTFRGLDVPPPTGPIWILGANFIARYYTEFDRRNNRIGFATAV from the exons ATGGCAGCACTGATTAATTATTGGATGTGTTTGGCTGCTCTGTCATTGACAGTGTCTACGAGCCACACTTTGCGAAG AATCACTCTGAAGAAGATGCCATCTATCAGAGAGACACTGCAGGGGATGGGCGTTACTGTGGAGCAGGTGTTGACTGAGCTGGCCCAGAAGAGCACAGACGACAGCAACAATGGGACTGTTCCCACACCTCTAACCAACTACTTGGAT ACACAGTACTTTGGGGAAATCAGTATTGGCTCTCCAGCCCAGATGTTCAACGTGGTGTTTGACACAGGCTCAGCCAACCTGTGGGTGCCCTCGCAGAGCTGCTCTCCTTTCTCTACTGCCTGCT TCACTCACAACAGGTATGATGCCTCCCAATCGCGGACGTATGTCGAGAATGGAACAGGATTTTCCATTCAGTATGCCTCTGGTAATATCAGGGGATTTCTGAGCGAGGATGTGGTTGTG GTTGGGGATATCCCTGTGGTTCAGGTGTTTGCTGAAGCCACATCACTGTCTGCCATGCCCTTCATCTTTGCCAAGTTTGACGGAGTCCTGGGGATGGGCTACCCTAACGTGGCCATTGATGGCATCACTCCGGTGTTTGACCGCATCATGTCTCAGCATGTCCTTAAGGAGGAGGTATTCTCTGTTTACTACAGCAG GGATCCAAAGCACTCCCCAGGTGGAGAACTGGTGCTGGGCGGCACTGACCCAAACTACTACACTGGAAACTTTAATTATGTGGACACCAGAGAGACAGGCAAATGGGAAGTTACAATGAAAGG CGTTTCTGTGGGGACGGAGATGATGTTTTGTGTGGAGGGCTGCACAGCTGTGATAGACACCGGCTCCTCCTACATCACAGGCCCGGCCTCCTCTGTGTCTTTGCTGATGAAAACCATTGGAGCACAGCTGGATGAAAGTGGA TACAAAGTCAACTGCGACACTGTGAAGATGCTGCCCAGTATCACTTTCCACCTGGGTGGCCAGGAATATTCACTTACTCAGGAGGATTATATTTTATGG CAAtcacagatggaaggagatgTCTGTACTGTCACCTTCAGGGGCTTGGATGTGCCACCACCTACAGGTCCTATCTGGATTTTGGGAGCCAATTTCATTGCCCGCTACTACACTGAGTTTGACCGTCGCAATAATCGGATAGGCTTTGCCACAGCAGTCTGA
- the ren gene encoding renin isoform X2 yields the protein MPSIRETLQGMGVTVEQVLTELAQKSTDDSNNGTVPTPLTNYLDTQYFGEISIGSPAQMFNVVFDTGSANLWVPSQSCSPFSTACFTHNRYDASQSRTYVENGTGFSIQYASGNIRGFLSEDVVVVGDIPVVQVFAEATSLSAMPFIFAKFDGVLGMGYPNVAIDGITPVFDRIMSQHVLKEEVFSVYYSRDPKHSPGGELVLGGTDPNYYTGNFNYVDTRETGKWEVTMKGVSVGTEMMFCVEGCTAVIDTGSSYITGPASSVSLLMKTIGAQLDESGYKVNCDTVKMLPSITFHLGGQEYSLTQEDYILWQSQMEGDVCTVTFRGLDVPPPTGPIWILGANFIARYYTEFDRRNNRIGFATAV from the exons ATGCCATCTATCAGAGAGACACTGCAGGGGATGGGCGTTACTGTGGAGCAGGTGTTGACTGAGCTGGCCCAGAAGAGCACAGACGACAGCAACAATGGGACTGTTCCCACACCTCTAACCAACTACTTGGAT ACACAGTACTTTGGGGAAATCAGTATTGGCTCTCCAGCCCAGATGTTCAACGTGGTGTTTGACACAGGCTCAGCCAACCTGTGGGTGCCCTCGCAGAGCTGCTCTCCTTTCTCTACTGCCTGCT TCACTCACAACAGGTATGATGCCTCCCAATCGCGGACGTATGTCGAGAATGGAACAGGATTTTCCATTCAGTATGCCTCTGGTAATATCAGGGGATTTCTGAGCGAGGATGTGGTTGTG GTTGGGGATATCCCTGTGGTTCAGGTGTTTGCTGAAGCCACATCACTGTCTGCCATGCCCTTCATCTTTGCCAAGTTTGACGGAGTCCTGGGGATGGGCTACCCTAACGTGGCCATTGATGGCATCACTCCGGTGTTTGACCGCATCATGTCTCAGCATGTCCTTAAGGAGGAGGTATTCTCTGTTTACTACAGCAG GGATCCAAAGCACTCCCCAGGTGGAGAACTGGTGCTGGGCGGCACTGACCCAAACTACTACACTGGAAACTTTAATTATGTGGACACCAGAGAGACAGGCAAATGGGAAGTTACAATGAAAGG CGTTTCTGTGGGGACGGAGATGATGTTTTGTGTGGAGGGCTGCACAGCTGTGATAGACACCGGCTCCTCCTACATCACAGGCCCGGCCTCCTCTGTGTCTTTGCTGATGAAAACCATTGGAGCACAGCTGGATGAAAGTGGA TACAAAGTCAACTGCGACACTGTGAAGATGCTGCCCAGTATCACTTTCCACCTGGGTGGCCAGGAATATTCACTTACTCAGGAGGATTATATTTTATGG CAAtcacagatggaaggagatgTCTGTACTGTCACCTTCAGGGGCTTGGATGTGCCACCACCTACAGGTCCTATCTGGATTTTGGGAGCCAATTTCATTGCCCGCTACTACACTGAGTTTGACCGTCGCAATAATCGGATAGGCTTTGCCACAGCAGTCTGA